The genomic segment GAGGCCAACGACGAGCTCGACCGGCTGGTCGTGCGGGCCACCGATGAACTCGAGGACAAATCGAATCTCACCGACGAAACCTGGGCCGCGCTCGGCGAGCACCTCTCCGAACGTCAACGCATGGACTTTGTCTTCACCGTCGGCGCCTACGGCATGTTGGCCATGGCGTTCAACACTTTCGGCGTACAGCTCGAGAACGAAAGGTAAGTACGTGGCATTTTTCAAGAAGCCGGATGTCGGCAGCTGGACTGAGAACTGGCCGGAACTCGGCACCGCTCCGGTCAACTACGAGGACTCGATTGATCCCGAGCACTGGAAGTTGGAGCAGCAGGCCATCTTCCGCAAGACCTGGCTGCAGATGGGCCGCGTGGAGCTGATCCCCAAGAAGGGCAGCTACATCACCCGCGAGCTTCCGTCGGTCGGCCCGGGCACGTCGATCATCATCGTCAACGACGGGGAGCAGGTCCGCGCCTTCTACAACCTGTGCCGCCATCGCGGCAACAAGCTGGTGTGGAATGACTACCCGGGCGAAGAGGTTTCGGGCAGCTGCCGTCAGTTCGTGTGCAAGTACCACGCCTGGCGCTACGACCTCCAGGGCAACCTGACCTTCATTCAGCAGGAGCAGGAGTTCTTCGACGTCGATAAGGCCGACTACCCGCTCAAGCCGGTCCGCTGCGAGGTGTGGGAAGGCTTCATCTTCGTCAACTTCGATGACAACGCGGTCTCGCTCGAGGAGTACCTCGGCGAGTTCGGCCAGGGCCTGAAGGGTTACCCCTTCCATGAGATGACCGAGCACTACAGCTACCGCGCCACGGTCAACTCGAACTGGAAGCTGTTCATCGACGCGTTCGTCGAGTTCTACCACGCGCCGATCCTTCACATGAAGCAGGCGGAGAAGGAAGAAGCCGAGAAGCTCGCCAAGTTCGGCTTCGAGGCGCTGCACTACGACATCAAGGGCGATCATTCGATGATCTCGTCCTGGGGCGGCATGAGTCCGCCGAAGGACCTGAAGATGGTTAAGCCGATCGAGCGGATCCTGCACAGCGGTCTGTTCGGGCCGTGGGACCGCCCGGACATCAAGGGCATCCTGCCCGACG from the Mycolicibacterium crocinum genome contains:
- a CDS encoding aromatic ring-hydroxylating oxygenase subunit alpha; the protein is MAFFKKPDVGSWTENWPELGTAPVNYEDSIDPEHWKLEQQAIFRKTWLQMGRVELIPKKGSYITRELPSVGPGTSIIIVNDGEQVRAFYNLCRHRGNKLVWNDYPGEEVSGSCRQFVCKYHAWRYDLQGNLTFIQQEQEFFDVDKADYPLKPVRCEVWEGFIFVNFDDNAVSLEEYLGEFGQGLKGYPFHEMTEHYSYRATVNSNWKLFIDAFVEFYHAPILHMKQAEKEEAEKLAKFGFEALHYDIKGDHSMISSWGGMSPPKDLKMVKPIERILHSGLFGPWDRPDIKGILPDELPPAINPGRHATWGQDSFEFFPNFTLLFWAPGWYLTYNYWPTGVDSHIFEADLYFVPPKNLRERLSQELAAVTFKEYAFQDANTLEATQTQIGTRAVLDFPLCDQEILLRHLHHTAHKYVDRYKESLANGNGNGSAAALGTKAEEKDPANV